From one Lotus japonicus ecotype B-129 chromosome 3, LjGifu_v1.2 genomic stretch:
- the LOC130744525 gene encoding uncharacterized protein LOC130744525: MVRRKLQTIYCPESSTLCTPELRIKSNRTPKLKESKPPKVRAIGSLSREPSAFELTDKKIKEEEKSSQPAKRKKRAKKSDTSHFMCNFSSFLHPYIHTITNVEDDGNCGYRSIAALLGHSASQDGWPWVRATLIEEFENNVFMYNRMWGTNVVDDLHERLTLPPDVPATPEKWFQLPEMGYLVATRFQLVLVSLSSMGCNTYFPLIGAGPPDVHPVIAIGHVTNHWVQLQLTPGHPMPPIAPQWDWHADLASKYWRNPYGPRLDMYAAQFQAWLGVFSGHVDYVDITTD, encoded by the exons atggtacGGAGGAAGCTTCAGACGatatattgtcctgaaagcagcACACTATGTACTCCTGAGCTTCGGATTAAGTCCAACCGCACTCCTAAGTTGAAGGAGAGCAAACCACCCAAGGTtcgagcaataggatccttgtcTCGTGAACcttcagcgtttgaacttacTGACAAGAAGATTAAAGAGGAAGAGAAGTCTTCACAACCtgcaaagaggaagaagcgtgcgaagaagtctgatacaagccatTTCATGTGTAACTTTTCATCCTTTCTCCATCCATATATTCACACAATTACaaatgttgaggatgatggtaactgtggctatagatccATTGCTGCATTACTGGGGCATTCCGCCAGTCAGGACGGTTGGCCTTGGGTTAGGGCTACATTGATAGAAGAATTTGAGAACAATGTGTTCATGTATAATAGGATGTGGGGCACAAATGTTGTTGACGACTTACATGAACGACTCACTCTTCCTCCTGATGTCCCGGCCACCCCTGAGAAATGGTttcaactgccagagatgggataccttgtgGCAACAAGGTTCCAATTGGTTCTCGTATCCTTATCCTCTATGGGTTGTAACACATACTTTCCACTGATAGGAGCCGGTCCACCAGATGTGCATCCTGTTATAGCTATTGGACATGTGACAAATCACTGGGTACAG CTCCAATTAACTcctggacatcctatgccgcCTATTGCTCCCCAGTGGGATTGGCATGCTGATCTTGCCTCCAAATACTGGCGCAACCCATATGGTCCACGTTTAGACATGTACGCTGCACAATTCCAAGCTTGGCTTGGTGTTTTCAGTGGTCATGTGGACTATGTGGACATCACCACAGATTGA